In one window of bacterium DNA:
- a CDS encoding tRNA (N6-isopentenyl adenosine(37)-C2)-methylthiotransferase MiaB (catalyzes the formation of 2-methylthio-N6-(dimethylallyl)adenosine (ms(2)i(6)A) at position 37 in tRNAs that read codons beginning with uridine from N6-(dimethylallyl)adenosine (i(6)A)) codes for MNEHDTERIAGLLEADGMTSADAMESADVIVLNTCCIRENADNKLYGQL; via the coding sequence ATGAACGAGCACGACACCGAGCGCATCGCCGGGCTGTTGGAGGCCGACGGGATGACCTCGGCCGACGCCATGGAGTCGGCCGACGTCATCGTGCTCAACACCTGCTGCATCCGCGAGAACGCCGACAACAAGCTCTACGGCCAGCT